The Brevibacillus brevis genome contains a region encoding:
- a CDS encoding RNA polymerase sigma factor, with translation MGMAMKQPSGPSSGDYYESRPFTELYDEYFDRVNRYLRCRVQSTWDADDLTTVVFLKALEKFEQYSRTSPFASWIFRIAHNTYVDFMRKNRELPVDQEDFLGAEPDDTWQPERQALTNEEIRLLRDRLDLLSQDQRDVLMLRYFADLKISQVAEVLGKTESSIKMISYRGLQKLQKMYERGDSE, from the coding sequence ATGGGAATGGCTATGAAGCAACCGTCGGGGCCATCATCCGGAGATTATTATGAATCTCGTCCATTTACGGAACTGTATGACGAATATTTTGATCGCGTCAACCGGTATTTACGATGCCGGGTTCAAAGTACGTGGGATGCCGATGATTTGACCACCGTGGTCTTTTTAAAAGCGCTAGAAAAATTCGAGCAATATAGCAGAACAAGTCCTTTCGCATCATGGATTTTTCGTATTGCTCACAATACATATGTGGATTTTATGCGGAAAAACAGGGAGTTACCGGTTGACCAGGAAGATTTTCTAGGAGCAGAACCGGACGACACATGGCAGCCGGAACGGCAGGCGCTGACGAATGAAGAGATTCGTCTGCTTCGTGATCGTCTGGACTTGTTGTCTCAGGATCAACGAGACGTGTTGATGCTCCGGTACTTTGCTGACCTCAAAATCAGTCAGGTAGCTGAGGTGCTTGGCAAAACAGAATCGAGTATCAAAATGATCTCTTATCGAGGATTACAAAAACTTCAGAAGATGTATGAGAGGGGGGACTCCGAATGA
- a CDS encoding TolB family protein, protein MREEEKHPQDHQSDDQTVTQLLAHLKQMRGSVPVNYQLKSDLKKQLLQKMRELEAKQAKAPKAAPKKWGRLVWSGIAAVALALAIGGFVWWNNTSLAVREHELLKLPAQAAVELVDIDRKAAQLAYINNNTELKTIPIDEELKPVTIKLPPTEGKYMGVAWSNSGKQIAVVEQDKKLSRIWIVEMPTSYSMGSSRLLKEEEGVLYSSPSWSEHDDSLAFTRSKNGVEEIWVSSTVSFQEWKLVEGSQPEWSPDGRLLAFNKAGEVQLMEMRTGKVASLAVGQWASWSSDTRLTYTHPNGTLMEVNVGVEPFVTRELPLRNQSSDELIKGNWANKGKHLLLISRHDQLQQLVISLASRK, encoded by the coding sequence ATGAGAGAAGAGGAGAAGCACCCCCAGGATCATCAATCGGATGATCAGACCGTAACCCAACTCCTAGCCCATTTGAAGCAGATGCGCGGATCGGTTCCTGTCAATTATCAGCTAAAATCAGACCTCAAAAAACAATTGCTCCAGAAAATGAGAGAACTCGAAGCCAAACAGGCAAAAGCTCCAAAAGCCGCACCCAAAAAATGGGGGAGGTTGGTTTGGAGCGGAATCGCTGCTGTTGCTCTCGCCCTTGCCATAGGAGGATTTGTATGGTGGAACAATACCTCTCTTGCCGTTCGAGAGCATGAATTACTTAAGTTGCCAGCACAAGCAGCCGTGGAGCTTGTTGATATTGATCGCAAAGCCGCTCAGTTAGCTTATATCAATAACAATACAGAGCTGAAAACCATTCCAATCGATGAGGAATTAAAGCCCGTCACGATCAAACTGCCACCAACCGAAGGCAAATACATGGGGGTAGCGTGGTCTAATTCTGGGAAGCAAATTGCTGTCGTCGAGCAGGATAAAAAATTATCGCGGATATGGATTGTGGAGATGCCGACGTCTTACAGCATGGGAAGCAGCCGATTGCTGAAGGAAGAAGAAGGGGTCTTGTATTCTTCACCAAGTTGGTCTGAACATGATGATTCGCTTGCCTTTACCCGCTCCAAAAATGGCGTCGAAGAAATTTGGGTGAGTAGCACAGTATCTTTCCAAGAATGGAAGCTTGTAGAAGGCTCTCAGCCTGAATGGTCACCAGATGGAAGATTGCTTGCCTTCAATAAAGCCGGTGAAGTACAGCTGATGGAAATGCGGACGGGGAAAGTTGCCTCGCTTGCAGTGGGACAGTGGGCATCGTGGAGCTCGGATACGAGATTGACCTATACACACCCAAATGGGACGCTGATGGAAGTAAACGTGGGTGTAGAGCCTTTTGTGACACGCGAGCTACCATTGCGAAACCAGTCATCTGATGAACTGATCAAAGGAAACTGGGCAAACAAAGGTAAGCACTTACTGCTTATCTCACGTCATGATCAACTGCAACAACTGGTTATCTCTTTGGCGTCACGAAAATGA
- a CDS encoding ABC transporter ATP-binding protein, with translation MVIETVHLGKRYGNLQALTDLNLSIEPGKVFGFIGPNGAGKSTTMLILSTLLEQSEGEAFVCGYNVRKDPASVRQSVGYMPDFFGVYDNLTAVEYLEFYAGAYKIPASKRRALVGDLLELVNLSHKADAFVDSLSRGMQQRLGLARCLVHDPAVLILDEPASGLDPRARIELREILKQLREMGKTIIISSHVLPELAELCDDIGVIEKGRLIAYGSVHEVSNRDTGQSRMQLRALRNLDKAGLLLASSPYVHQLTEYMGGFRFYFQGTEQQKAELLQELLDEQVAVVYYGDSKKDLEDVFLAITEGVGME, from the coding sequence ATGGTAATCGAAACCGTTCATTTAGGAAAAAGATACGGCAATTTGCAAGCGTTGACGGATTTGAACCTATCGATCGAGCCAGGAAAGGTGTTCGGTTTCATTGGTCCAAATGGCGCCGGAAAATCTACTACGATGCTCATCTTGTCTACCCTTCTGGAACAGAGTGAAGGGGAAGCGTTTGTCTGCGGTTACAATGTACGAAAAGATCCAGCGAGTGTACGCCAGTCTGTTGGCTACATGCCCGATTTTTTTGGTGTATATGACAATTTGACAGCGGTAGAGTATTTAGAGTTCTATGCCGGGGCTTACAAAATTCCTGCCTCCAAAAGACGGGCACTTGTTGGTGATCTTTTAGAACTGGTGAATTTGTCTCACAAAGCAGACGCCTTCGTCGATTCTTTGTCTCGAGGCATGCAGCAGCGCCTGGGGTTAGCACGTTGTCTCGTACATGATCCGGCCGTGCTGATTTTGGATGAACCGGCATCAGGGCTGGACCCGCGAGCCCGTATTGAATTGCGCGAGATTTTGAAGCAACTACGGGAAATGGGCAAGACGATTATTATCAGCTCCCATGTTTTGCCGGAGCTAGCCGAGCTGTGTGATGATATTGGTGTCATTGAAAAAGGCAGATTAATTGCGTATGGTTCTGTACATGAGGTCAGCAATCGGGACACAGGACAAAGCCGGATGCAACTAAGAGCCCTGCGAAACTTGGACAAAGCGGGACTTTTGTTAGCGAGCTCTCCGTATGTACATCAATTGACAGAATATATGGGAGGCTTTCGCTTCTACTTTCAAGGGACGGAGCAACAAAAAGCTGAATTGCTTCAAGAACTGCTGGATGAGCAGGTCGCAGTCGTCTACTATGGCGACTCCAAGAAAGATTTAGAAGACGTCTTCTTAGCGATTACGGAAGGAGTCGGTATGGAGTGA
- a CDS encoding ABC transporter permease produces MSDFLFNPLLVKEMRDRFRSRKTMVILAIYLFVMGGIPMGFLLMDPLKAESLGDNRDLFLISAGIHYAMVCFVAPALTAGAISGERERQTLPILLTTQLSTRTIILSKLITSLAFSTLLLVASMPLYSIVMLYGSVSPEQMVQLVLFLAVNMFFLGSLGLFCSTWIKRTSISTVTTYGIAFFFVVGTGLLFFFIGESLQQTYPERYVNSDVWSMYELQMLAGMNPIIVLLDILGESFDQSDDISFAPWLFFSCVYVVLSFVLVIWSAYLLKPIRRKWWSWKKRPVRVQ; encoded by the coding sequence GTGAGCGACTTCTTATTCAATCCTCTTTTGGTAAAAGAAATGCGGGACAGATTCCGCTCGAGAAAGACCATGGTCATATTAGCGATTTACTTATTTGTCATGGGGGGAATTCCGATGGGCTTTTTGCTCATGGACCCCCTGAAGGCTGAATCGTTAGGGGATAACCGGGACCTGTTTCTAATTTCCGCGGGGATACACTACGCGATGGTTTGCTTTGTGGCACCTGCCCTGACTGCTGGAGCGATCAGTGGTGAGAGAGAACGCCAGACCTTGCCTATTTTGCTGACGACCCAGTTGTCGACGCGCACGATTATTTTGAGCAAGCTCATTACGTCTTTGGCGTTCTCCACATTGCTCTTGGTTGCATCGATGCCTTTGTACAGTATCGTGATGCTGTACGGAAGCGTCTCCCCGGAACAAATGGTCCAGCTCGTCCTTTTTCTCGCGGTGAATATGTTTTTTCTCGGATCGTTGGGGTTGTTCTGCTCCACCTGGATTAAACGAACGTCAATTTCGACCGTTACCACATACGGCATTGCCTTCTTTTTTGTAGTAGGTACTGGCTTGCTGTTCTTTTTTATCGGAGAATCCTTGCAACAGACGTATCCGGAACGGTACGTCAATTCGGATGTTTGGAGCATGTATGAGCTGCAGATGTTGGCAGGGATGAACCCTATCATCGTTTTGTTAGATATTTTAGGCGAGTCATTCGATCAATCCGATGACATCAGTTTTGCACCGTGGTTGTTTTTCTCATGTGTGTACGTGGTTCTTTCCTTTGTGCTCGTCATCTGGAGCGCTTATTTGTTAAAACCAATCCGACGAAAATGGTGGAGTTGGAAGAAACGACCTGTTCGTGTACAATGA